Proteins found in one Thalassomonas actiniarum genomic segment:
- the argB gene encoding acetylglutamate kinase: protein MNKLTTLNKKPLVIKIGGAILNQASALQALLKVISQLKDQAVVLVHGGGCVVDEMLEQSGFTTEKKNGLRITPKAQIPVISGALAGHVNKSIVASAAKLNIPAVGLSLCDGDMVACQLADGELGSVGKPSPNSSKLLDSLVSGHFLPVIASIGALDNGELVNVNADDAAVVICQLLNAELLLLTDVNGVKDAQNHYLETLNSRQASQLIQQGVIAGGMTAKVNAALKAANQLRRSIAVASWQSPEQILCLLKGDGIGTRIQPDS, encoded by the coding sequence GTGAACAAGTTAACAACGCTTAATAAAAAGCCGCTGGTGATCAAAATTGGCGGCGCTATCTTAAACCAGGCCAGTGCATTACAGGCGCTGCTTAAGGTTATCAGTCAGCTTAAAGATCAGGCGGTGGTACTGGTGCATGGCGGCGGCTGTGTCGTGGATGAGATGCTTGAGCAATCGGGTTTTACCACAGAGAAAAAAAACGGCTTGCGCATTACCCCCAAGGCCCAGATCCCGGTGATCAGCGGGGCGCTGGCGGGTCACGTCAACAAGTCTATTGTGGCAAGTGCAGCCAAACTCAATATCCCGGCGGTGGGCTTGTCTTTGTGTGATGGCGATATGGTGGCCTGCCAGTTGGCGGACGGTGAGCTGGGCTCGGTAGGTAAGCCAAGTCCCAACAGCAGTAAACTGCTCGATAGCTTAGTTTCCGGTCATTTCCTGCCGGTGATTGCCTCTATTGGTGCACTCGATAACGGCGAGCTGGTCAATGTCAATGCCGATGATGCCGCCGTGGTGATTTGCCAGTTGCTTAATGCCGAGCTTTTGCTGTTAACGGATGTCAACGGCGTTAAAGATGCACAAAACCATTACCTGGAAACCTTGAATTCCCGCCAGGCCAGCCAGTTGATCCAGCAGGGGGTTATCGCCGGCGGCATGACTGCTAAAGTGAATGCCGCCCTTAAGGCCGCCAACCAGTTACGACGAAGTATCGCGGTTGCCAGCTGGCAATCGCCCGAGCAGATTCTTTGTTTGCTCAAGGGCGATGGCATAGGCACCCGCATTCAGCCGGATAGCTAA
- a CDS encoding ornithine carbamoyltransferase has translation MSLKHFLADDQLNQAQLKSLITLALKMKQNPADYQNLLAGKSVVMLFEKPSLRTHISFDIGIQKLGGHALYIGQQNGQLGERERVSDVAKNLACWSDAIVARVFKHQVLQELAAHAGKPVINALCDLYHPCQALADFVTLTENFADLSQVKLAYVGDGNNVSNSLMLMAATLGVDFTLVCPTGFGPQAEMFNKAKEIAQASGSQLSLTANVEALGRQDAIYTDTWVSMGDETKVEDILATFAAYQVNHELMNSAGAKVVMHCQPAHLGQEITAELFDSELSVATSQAENRMWAQNAVLATLLAEPA, from the coding sequence ATGTCGTTAAAACACTTTTTAGCCGATGATCAGCTAAACCAGGCTCAGCTGAAATCGCTCATCACCTTAGCCTTGAAAATGAAACAAAACCCGGCGGATTACCAGAACCTGTTGGCGGGAAAATCCGTGGTGATGTTATTCGAAAAACCTTCCCTGAGAACCCATATCAGTTTTGATATCGGTATCCAGAAACTCGGTGGTCATGCCTTATATATCGGCCAGCAAAATGGCCAGCTGGGTGAGCGTGAGCGGGTATCGGATGTCGCCAAAAACCTTGCCTGCTGGTCTGATGCCATAGTGGCACGGGTGTTTAAGCACCAGGTGTTGCAAGAGCTGGCGGCACATGCCGGTAAACCTGTGATCAATGCCTTATGCGACTTATACCATCCCTGCCAGGCGCTGGCGGACTTTGTCACTCTGACGGAAAACTTTGCCGACCTGTCCCAGGTGAAACTGGCCTATGTCGGCGACGGCAATAATGTCTCTAATTCTTTGATGTTGATGGCCGCCACTTTAGGGGTTGATTTCACCCTGGTATGCCCGACCGGCTTTGGCCCCCAGGCCGAGATGTTCAATAAGGCCAAAGAAATCGCTCAAGCCTCAGGAAGTCAGTTATCGCTTACTGCAAATGTTGAGGCGCTTGGCCGGCAAGATGCCATTTATACCGATACCTGGGTCTCCATGGGAGATGAAACCAAGGTGGAAGATATCCTGGCAACTTTTGCTGCCTATCAGGTTAACCATGAATTAATGAACAGCGCCGGGGCTAAAGTGGTGATGCATTGCCAGCCCGCCCATTTGGGCCAGGAGATCACCGCTGAGTTGTTTGACAGCGAATTGTCGGTGGCAACTTCCCAGGCGGAAAACCGTATGTGGGCGCAAAATGCGGTATTGGCAACCCTGCTGGCGGAGCCGGCATAA
- a CDS encoding argininosuccinate synthase, which translates to MSLQTEQKIKKVVLAYSGGLDTSAIIPWLKENYHGCEVVAFCADVGQGEEELEGIVEKAIASGASECHVVDLKEEFVKDYIYPIVKTGAVYEGQYLLGTSMARPVIAKAHVEVALKVGADALCHGCTGKGNDQVRFESCFAALAPQLQVIAPWREWDMVSREDLLSYLAERDIPCSASLTKIYSRDANAWHISHEGGELEDPWCEPSKEVWTMTVDPLEAPDTPETVMLSFDQGQLVAVDGQQLTPYQALMYLNDKAAAHGVGRIDIVENRLVGMKSRGCYETPGGTVLMAAYKGLETLILDKESLKFRESVALEFSHVIYDGRWFTPLAKAQLAAANSLAEKVTGDVVVKLFKGQAVVSQRRSPYSLYSEEFATFGADDVYDQKHAEGFIRLFSLSSRIAALHETDAKGGEK; encoded by the coding sequence ATGAGTTTACAAACAGAGCAGAAAATCAAAAAAGTGGTATTGGCATATTCCGGCGGTCTGGATACTTCGGCCATTATTCCCTGGTTAAAAGAAAATTATCACGGCTGTGAGGTGGTGGCCTTTTGCGCCGATGTCGGCCAGGGAGAAGAAGAGCTTGAAGGCATAGTGGAAAAAGCCATTGCTTCCGGCGCCAGCGAGTGTCATGTGGTGGATTTAAAGGAAGAGTTTGTTAAAGACTATATTTATCCGATTGTAAAAACCGGCGCCGTTTATGAAGGCCAGTATCTGCTGGGGACCTCCATGGCCCGTCCCGTGATTGCCAAGGCCCATGTCGAAGTGGCATTGAAAGTGGGAGCGGATGCTTTGTGTCACGGCTGTACCGGTAAAGGCAATGATCAGGTACGTTTTGAGTCTTGTTTTGCCGCCCTGGCGCCGCAGCTGCAAGTGATTGCCCCGTGGCGGGAGTGGGATATGGTCTCCCGTGAAGATCTGCTCTCTTATCTGGCCGAACGTGATATCCCCTGTTCGGCATCGCTGACGAAAATCTATAGCCGGGATGCCAATGCCTGGCATATTTCCCACGAAGGCGGCGAGCTCGAAGATCCCTGGTGTGAGCCTTCAAAAGAAGTCTGGACCATGACAGTAGACCCGCTGGAAGCGCCGGATACCCCGGAAACCGTGATGTTAAGCTTTGATCAGGGACAGCTGGTGGCGGTGGACGGCCAGCAATTGACCCCATATCAGGCGCTGATGTATCTCAATGACAAGGCTGCCGCCCACGGGGTGGGCCGTATCGATATTGTCGAAAACCGTTTGGTGGGCATGAAATCCCGCGGCTGTTATGAAACCCCGGGTGGCACGGTGTTGATGGCGGCTTATAAAGGACTGGAAACCCTGATCTTGGATAAAGAATCGTTAAAATTCCGTGAATCTGTGGCGCTGGAATTCTCCCATGTGATCTACGATGGCCGCTGGTTTACGCCGCTGGCGAAAGCCCAGCTGGCGGCAGCAAACTCACTGGCGGAAAAAGTGACCGGCGATGTCGTGGTCAAGCTCTTTAAGGGGCAGGCGGTGGTAAGCCAGCGTCGTTCGCCTTACTCCCTTTATTCCGAGGAGTTTGCCACCTTTGGTGCCGATGACGTTTACGATCAAAAACATGCCGAAGGTTTTATCCGTTTGTTCAGCTTATCCAGCCGGATAGCGGCGTTACACGAAACTGATGCAAAAGGCGGGGAGAAGTAA